The following are from one region of the Bacillota bacterium genome:
- the rpoC gene encoding DNA-directed RNA polymerase subunit beta' — translation MLDVNNFDRMRIGLASPEQIRAWSSGEVKKPETINYRTLKPEREGLFCEKIFGPTRDWECHCGKYKRVRYKGIVCDRCGVEVTRSKVRRERLGHIELAAPVSHIWYFKGIPSRMGLLLDMSPRSLEKVLYFVSYIVIDPGDTPLMKKQLLTETEYREYREKYGNKFHAGMGAEAIKELLEEMNLDELIRELRQELKEVSGQRKIRAIRRLEVVEAFKKSGNRPEWMIMDVIPVIPPELRPMVQLDGGRFATSDLNDLYRRVINRNNRLKRLLDLGAPDIIVRNEKRMLQEAVDALIDNGRRGRPVTGPGNRPLKSLSDMLKGKQGRFRQNLLGKRVDYSGRSVIVVGPELKLNQCGLPKEMALELFKPFVMKKLVNDGYAHNIKSAKRMVERVRNEVWDVLEEVIKEHPVLLNRAPTLHRLGIQAFEPVLVEGRALQIHPLVCTAYNADFDGDQMAVHVPLSAEAQAEARLLMLSSHNILNPKDGRPVVTPTQDMVLGCYYLTVEKEGAKGEGKAFSSYEEAFMAYQNGDLDLHAKILVRHNGQRINTTLGRLIFNQVIPPEVGFINQVVGKKELGQIVDKCYRALGNEGTARMLDGIKKLGFNYSTKAGITIGITDIQVPPEKHEILAKAEAAVEQIEQQYRRGLITEDERYQKIIGIWNKATDDVTNALLKTLDKFNPVYMMANSGARGNIQQIRQLAGMRGLMADPSGRIIDLPIKANFREGLTVLEYFTSTHGARKGLADTALRTADSGYLTRRLVDVAQDVIVREEDCGTQSGVRVDEIKDGTEVIEKLEERLIGRFAAVDVVDPATGEIIVEHDQEIDEDKAHRIKAAGIQHVEIRSVLACKTRYGVCRKCYGRNLATGHLVEIGEAVGIIAAQSIGEPGTQLTMRTFHTGGVAGDDITQGLPRVEELFEARKPKGQAVIAEIDGVVKITETKGRREIEIINDTDEKYSYQIPYGSRLKVRDGQRVEAGDELTEGSVNPHDILKVKGVRGVQTYLLREVQRVYRLQGVDINDKHIEVMIRQMLRKVKVDDPGDTDLLPGGLIDVFDFEDENARVIAEGGEPATARPVLLGITKASLATDSFLSAASFQETTRVLTEAAIKGKVDPLLGLKENVIIGKLIPAGTGMSRYRNIRVIPSDNESEAETD, via the coding sequence GTGTTGGACGTAAATAACTTTGACCGCATGCGGATTGGACTGGCTTCACCGGAGCAAATCCGAGCCTGGTCGAGCGGGGAGGTTAAGAAACCCGAGACGATCAACTACCGAACGCTAAAGCCTGAAAGGGAAGGGCTGTTCTGTGAAAAGATTTTCGGCCCGACCCGGGACTGGGAATGTCACTGCGGTAAGTACAAACGCGTACGTTACAAAGGAATTGTTTGTGATCGCTGTGGTGTTGAGGTAACCCGTTCTAAAGTCAGACGAGAAAGACTGGGACATATCGAACTGGCCGCCCCGGTTTCCCACATCTGGTATTTTAAGGGGATACCCAGCCGGATGGGTTTGCTCCTCGATATGTCGCCGCGTTCGCTTGAAAAAGTCTTGTACTTCGTTTCTTACATTGTTATTGATCCCGGTGATACCCCGCTGATGAAAAAACAGTTGCTCACCGAGACTGAATATCGGGAATACCGGGAGAAGTATGGAAATAAATTCCATGCCGGCATGGGCGCGGAGGCGATCAAAGAGCTGCTGGAAGAGATGAACCTGGATGAGTTGATCCGAGAGCTCCGTCAGGAATTAAAGGAAGTCAGTGGCCAGCGTAAGATCAGGGCGATCCGCCGGTTGGAAGTGGTGGAAGCCTTTAAGAAGTCCGGCAACCGCCCGGAATGGATGATTATGGATGTCATTCCGGTGATCCCGCCTGAGTTGCGGCCGATGGTCCAATTAGATGGTGGGCGGTTTGCTACTTCTGACCTAAATGACCTGTACCGGCGGGTGATCAATCGGAATAACCGGTTGAAGCGCTTGCTAGATTTGGGTGCGCCGGACATCATCGTGCGTAATGAGAAGCGGATGCTGCAGGAAGCAGTGGATGCTTTGATCGATAACGGGCGGCGTGGCCGCCCGGTCACCGGACCGGGTAACCGGCCTTTGAAGTCTTTGAGTGATATGCTCAAAGGTAAACAGGGCCGGTTCAGGCAAAACTTGCTCGGGAAACGGGTTGACTATTCAGGCCGGTCAGTAATTGTGGTTGGCCCTGAATTAAAGCTTAACCAGTGTGGCCTGCCCAAAGAAATGGCCCTGGAGTTGTTTAAGCCCTTTGTCATGAAAAAACTGGTGAACGATGGTTATGCCCACAACATTAAAAGTGCCAAGCGGATGGTGGAGCGAGTTCGCAATGAGGTTTGGGATGTTTTGGAAGAGGTGATAAAGGAACATCCCGTCTTGTTGAACCGGGCGCCAACCCTACATCGTTTGGGGATCCAGGCTTTTGAGCCGGTCTTGGTTGAAGGCCGTGCTCTGCAGATTCATCCACTGGTCTGTACGGCTTACAACGCTGACTTTGACGGCGACCAGATGGCTGTCCATGTTCCCTTATCAGCTGAGGCGCAGGCGGAAGCCCGGTTACTGATGCTCTCGTCGCACAACATTCTGAACCCCAAGGATGGCCGGCCAGTGGTCACGCCGACGCAGGACATGGTCTTGGGTTGTTACTACCTAACGGTGGAAAAAGAGGGGGCCAAAGGGGAAGGCAAGGCTTTTTCCAGTTATGAGGAAGCATTTATGGCTTACCAAAATGGTGACCTTGATTTACACGCCAAAATCTTGGTCCGGCACAATGGTCAACGCATTAACACGACGCTTGGAAGGCTAATCTTTAACCAGGTTATTCCACCAGAAGTTGGATTTATTAACCAAGTCGTTGGTAAAAAAGAACTGGGACAGATCGTCGATAAGTGCTACCGTGCCTTAGGCAACGAAGGCACCGCCAGGATGCTCGACGGCATTAAGAAGCTCGGCTTTAACTACTCCACCAAGGCGGGAATTACTATTGGAATAACAGACATCCAGGTGCCGCCAGAGAAACATGAGATCCTGGCCAAGGCCGAAGCGGCAGTAGAACAGATCGAGCAGCAATATCGGCGCGGTTTGATCACGGAGGACGAGCGATACCAGAAGATTATTGGTATTTGGAATAAGGCCACGGACGATGTGACCAATGCTTTGTTAAAGACCCTGGATAAATTCAACCCGGTCTACATGATGGCTAATTCCGGGGCCCGGGGTAACATCCAACAGATTCGCCAGTTAGCTGGGATGAGGGGGCTGATGGCTGACCCATCTGGACGAATCATCGACCTGCCGATTAAAGCTAATTTCAGAGAAGGTTTGACGGTGTTGGAGTACTTTACCTCAACCCACGGTGCCCGTAAAGGGCTGGCCGATACCGCGCTGCGGACGGCAGATTCAGGTTATTTAACCCGCCGCCTGGTGGATGTGGCCCAGGATGTGATTGTCAGGGAGGAAGATTGCGGTACGCAGAGCGGAGTCCGGGTTGACGAGATTAAAGATGGTACCGAAGTTATTGAGAAACTCGAAGAGCGTTTGATTGGCCGCTTCGCTGCCGTTGATGTGGTTGACCCGGCTACCGGCGAAATCATTGTTGAGCATGATCAGGAAATTGATGAAGATAAGGCTCACCGGATCAAGGCAGCAGGTATCCAGCATGTGGAAATCAGATCGGTGCTGGCCTGCAAGACGCGGTACGGAGTTTGCCGCAAGTGCTACGGACGAAATCTGGCCACGGGTCATCTGGTTGAGATTGGCGAAGCGGTTGGTATTATCGCGGCTCAGTCAATCGGTGAACCGGGTACCCAATTGACGATGCGGACTTTCCACACCGGCGGCGTGGCGGGTGACGATATCACGCAGGGTCTACCCCGGGTAGAAGAGTTATTTGAGGCCCGCAAACCGAAAGGCCAGGCGGTGATCGCAGAAATTGATGGTGTGGTTAAGATTACTGAAACCAAGGGCCGGCGGGAGATTGAGATTATTAATGACACTGACGAGAAGTACTCCTACCAGATTCCTTATGGTTCGCGTCTGAAGGTGCGGGATGGACAACGAGTCGAAGCGGGTGACGAACTCACTGAGGGTTCAGTGAATCCGCACGACATCCTTAAAGTGAAAGGCGTGCGCGGAGTTCAGACTTACCTCCTGCGAGAAGTGCAAAGGGTATATCGTTTACAGGGGGTTGATATCAACGATAAACACATCGAGGTCATGATCCGGCAGATGCTCCGGAAAGTCAAGGTGGATGACCCGGGGGACACCGACCTGCTCCCCGGCGGATTAATCGATGTTTTTGATTTTGAAGACGAAAATGCCCGGGTAATCGCCGAGGGAGGTGAACCAGCTACCGCCAGACCGGTTCTCTTGGGAATTACTAAAGCTTCGCTGGCGACGGATTCGTTCCTTTCGGCAGCTTCGTTCCAGGAAACAACGCGGGTTCTAACCGAAGCGGCAATCAAAGGCAAAGTTGATCCACTCCTTGGCTTAAAGGAAAACGTGATTATTGGCAAGCTGATTCCGGCGGGTACCGGTATGTCACGTTATCGTAATATCCGGGTTATACCCAGCGATAATGAGTCAGAGGCGGAAACAGATTGA
- a CDS encoding 50S ribosomal protein L7Ae-like protein, whose product MPLERLKAARKKTIGTKQTQKAVEKGIAKVVYLAQDAEAHVTKPLLQLCQEKSIPVVFIDTMAVLGKACGIDVGSASAAIVEE is encoded by the coding sequence ATGCCATTAGAGAGGTTAAAGGCCGCCCGCAAGAAAACAATTGGCACCAAACAAACCCAAAAAGCAGTGGAAAAAGGGATTGCTAAGGTGGTTTATTTAGCCCAGGATGCTGAAGCGCATGTGACCAAACCCTTACTCCAATTATGTCAGGAAAAAAGTATTCCGGTGGTTTTTATTGATACAATGGCTGTGTTGGGAAAAGCCTGCGGGATAGATGTAGGTTCGGCCTCAGCGGCTATCGTGGAAGAGTAG
- a CDS encoding 30S ribosomal protein S12, with product MPTISQLIRKGREEVEKKSTAPALKESPQKRGVCTRVYTTTPKKPNSALRKVARVRLTNGIEVTAYIPGIGHNLQEHSVVLVRGGRVKDLPGVRYHIVRGSLDAAGVQQRNQGRSKYGAKRPKKGAAKPAGKK from the coding sequence GTGCCAACCATTAGTCAACTGATCAGAAAAGGGAGAGAGGAAGTAGAAAAAAAGTCAACTGCTCCAGCCCTTAAAGAATCCCCCCAAAAGCGAGGGGTCTGTACGCGAGTGTACACCACCACGCCCAAGAAACCAAATTCGGCCCTGAGAAAAGTGGCCCGGGTTAGATTGACCAACGGAATCGAGGTAACTGCTTATATTCCAGGAATTGGGCACAATTTACAAGAGCACTCGGTGGTGCTTGTCAGAGGAGGTCGGGTTAAGGATTTACCGGGGGTTAGGTACCATATCGTGCGAGGTTCCCTCGACGCTGCGGGTGTTCAGCAGAGAAATCAAGGTCGTTCCAAATATGGGGCGAAACGGCCGAAGAAAGGTGCTGCTAAGCCGGCTGGCAAGAAGTAG
- the rpsG gene encoding 30S ribosomal protein S7, which produces MPRKGPVPKREVLPDPIYNSVVLTKLINQVMLKGKKSLAERITYNAMEIIKNKTGKNPLEVFEQAMKNVMPILEVKARRVGGANYQVPVEVRPERRQALAIRWIVNYARKRGEKSMEQKLAAELMDAANNTGGAVKKREDTHKMAEANKAFAHYRW; this is translated from the coding sequence ATGCCGCGAAAGGGTCCCGTACCTAAGCGCGAGGTGCTTCCTGATCCAATTTACAACAGTGTAGTTCTTACCAAGTTGATTAACCAGGTGATGTTGAAGGGCAAGAAGAGCCTTGCCGAACGGATCACCTATAACGCTATGGAAATTATCAAGAACAAAACCGGCAAGAATCCACTTGAGGTGTTCGAACAGGCGATGAAAAACGTCATGCCCATCCTGGAAGTCAAGGCCAGACGGGTTGGGGGAGCCAACTATCAGGTGCCGGTAGAAGTTCGACCGGAGCGCCGACAGGCTTTAGCCATCAGGTGGATTGTAAACTATGCCCGTAAACGGGGAGAAAAGAGCATGGAACAGAAGTTAGCTGCCGAGTTAATGGATGCGGCTAACAATACCGGCGGTGCAGTGAAAAAGCGTGAGGATACGCATAAGATGGCCGAGGCAAACAAGGCCTTCGCTCACTACCGGTGGTAA
- the fusA gene encoding elongation factor G — MARAHPLERTRNIGIMAHIDAGKTTTTERILFYTGRVHRMGEVHDGAATMDWMVQEQERGITITSAATTCYWKDHRINIIDTPGHVDFTVEVERSLRVLDGAVAVFCSVAGVEPQSETVWRQADKYGVPRIAYMNKMDRVGADFFRGVDMISKRLGANAVPIQLPIGAEENFVGIIDLVKNTAIVYLDDLGTVSEETAIPPELVEQAAFYREKLLEAVAESDEELMVKYLEGQELTVEEIKQGIRKATIAVKVIPVLCGSSFKNKGVQPLLDAVVDYLPAPTDIPAVRGIDPATGLEHERFSSDDEAFSALAFKIMADPYVGKLTFFRVYSGTLQSGSYVYNSTRGKRERIGRILQMHANHREEIFEVCTGDIAAAVGLKDTTTGDTLCDEKKPIILESMQFPAPVISVAIEPKSKADQDRMGTALQKLSEEDPTFKIHVDPETGQTIISGMGELHLEIITDRLLRDFKVNANVGKPQVAYRESIKKVVKAEGRFVRQTGGRGQYGHVWLEVEPLEPGQGFEFVNKIVGGAVPREYIPAVEAGVKEAMENGVLAGYPVVDVRVNLVDGSYHEVDSSEIAFKIAGSMAFRNAIEKADAVLLEPIGKIEIIVPEEYLGDVIADLNSRRGRVQGFEPRGDVQVVQGYVPMAEMFGYATDLRSRTQGRGNYVMQFSHYEEVPNHVTEKILAKRYGFS; from the coding sequence GTGGCAAGAGCACATCCATTGGAAAGAACCCGCAATATTGGTATAATGGCGCATATTGACGCGGGTAAGACGACTACAACCGAGAGAATTCTTTTTTATACTGGGCGCGTACACCGGATGGGCGAAGTACATGACGGCGCTGCGACCATGGACTGGATGGTTCAGGAGCAGGAACGTGGGATCACTATTACTTCCGCTGCGACGACTTGTTACTGGAAGGATCACCGCATAAATATTATCGACACGCCAGGGCACGTGGACTTCACTGTGGAGGTGGAGCGGTCTCTGCGGGTGTTAGACGGCGCGGTTGCCGTATTTTGTTCAGTGGCGGGAGTTGAGCCACAATCAGAAACCGTGTGGCGGCAGGCAGACAAGTATGGCGTCCCTAGGATCGCTTACATGAACAAGATGGACCGGGTTGGGGCTGATTTCTTCCGCGGGGTGGACATGATTTCTAAACGCTTAGGGGCCAATGCGGTACCCATACAATTGCCAATTGGCGCGGAAGAGAATTTTGTCGGGATCATTGACCTGGTAAAAAATACGGCCATTGTCTATCTTGATGATTTAGGGACAGTTAGCGAGGAAACGGCCATCCCGCCGGAACTGGTTGAACAGGCCGCGTTCTACCGAGAAAAGCTGCTCGAAGCCGTTGCAGAGAGCGATGAAGAGTTAATGGTGAAATACCTGGAAGGCCAGGAACTTACAGTGGAAGAAATCAAACAGGGCATCCGTAAGGCAACCATCGCGGTTAAAGTGATCCCGGTTCTCTGCGGGTCTTCCTTTAAAAATAAAGGGGTGCAACCCCTGCTGGATGCCGTGGTTGATTATTTGCCAGCACCGACTGATATCCCAGCAGTGCGGGGAATTGACCCCGCCACCGGGCTGGAACATGAGCGATTCTCCAGTGATGATGAAGCCTTTTCCGCCCTGGCCTTTAAGATCATGGCTGACCCGTATGTAGGTAAACTGACCTTCTTTAGAGTGTATTCGGGAACACTGCAATCGGGCTCATATGTTTATAACTCAACGCGTGGTAAACGGGAACGGATTGGTCGCATTCTCCAGATGCATGCCAACCACCGCGAAGAAATATTTGAGGTTTGCACTGGAGACATCGCGGCGGCGGTGGGATTGAAAGATACGACCACCGGCGATACACTGTGTGATGAAAAAAAGCCGATTATTCTGGAGTCCATGCAGTTTCCTGCCCCCGTAATTTCAGTGGCGATTGAGCCCAAGAGCAAGGCTGACCAGGACAGAATGGGGACAGCCTTGCAGAAACTATCGGAAGAAGACCCGACCTTTAAAATTCACGTGGACCCAGAAACAGGCCAGACGATCATTTCTGGCATGGGCGAGCTGCACCTGGAGATCATTACTGATCGCTTGCTCCGTGACTTTAAGGTAAATGCCAACGTTGGTAAACCGCAGGTAGCATACCGCGAATCCATCAAAAAGGTGGTTAAGGCGGAAGGCCGTTTTGTCCGGCAAACAGGTGGCCGCGGTCAATACGGTCATGTCTGGCTAGAAGTCGAGCCCCTGGAACCAGGTCAAGGTTTTGAGTTTGTCAACAAGATTGTTGGCGGGGCAGTACCACGGGAGTATATCCCGGCGGTTGAGGCTGGGGTCAAGGAAGCTATGGAGAATGGTGTTCTGGCGGGTTATCCCGTGGTTGATGTTCGCGTAAACCTGGTGGATGGTTCCTACCACGAGGTCGATTCTTCGGAAATCGCCTTTAAAATCGCGGGTTCAATGGCTTTCCGCAATGCGATTGAAAAGGCTGACGCGGTGCTCTTAGAGCCGATCGGGAAGATTGAAATTATCGTTCCTGAGGAGTACCTGGGTGATGTCATCGCCGACCTTAATAGCCGGCGCGGTCGAGTGCAGGGATTTGAACCACGCGGTGATGTTCAGGTGGTGCAAGGATATGTTCCCATGGCAGAGATGTTTGGTTATGCGACAGACTTGCGTTCGCGAACACAGGGAAGAGGCAATTATGTAATGCAGTTTTCCCACTATGAAGAAGTGCCGAATCACGTTACGGAAAAGATTCTGGCTAAGCGCTACGGATTTTCTTAA
- the tuf gene encoding elongation factor Tu translates to MAKKKFERTKPHVNVGTIGHVDHGKTTLTAAITYVLSKVGGAVPTAYDQIDKAPEEKERGITISTAHVEYETANRHYAHVDCPGHADYVKNMITGAAQMDGAILVVSAADGPMPQTREHILLARQVGVPYIVVFLNKADMVDDPELMELVEMEVRDLLNEYEFPGDDIPVIPGSALKALECGCGSRECPHCSRIWALMDAVDEYVPIPERDVDKPFLMPVEDVFTITGRGTVATGRVERGTVKVGDEVEIVGLREATRKTVCTGVEMFRKLLDQAVAGDNIGTLLRGVERKEVERGMVLAKPGSIKPHTKFQSEVYVLTKEEGGRHTPFFNGYRPQFYFRTTDVTGVVTLPEGVEMVMPGDNIRMTIELITPIAIEEGLRFAIREGGRTVGAGVVTGVIE, encoded by the coding sequence ATGGCTAAGAAAAAATTTGAAAGAACCAAACCTCACGTGAATGTGGGCACGATTGGCCACGTTGACCATGGCAAGACCACTTTGACCGCGGCAATCACCTATGTGTTGTCCAAAGTGGGCGGCGCGGTACCGACGGCTTATGACCAGATCGACAAGGCACCAGAAGAAAAAGAAAGAGGGATCACCATCTCGACCGCCCATGTCGAGTACGAAACTGCCAATCGGCACTACGCCCACGTGGACTGCCCAGGTCACGCCGACTACGTCAAGAACATGATCACTGGTGCTGCCCAAATGGACGGAGCCATTCTGGTAGTGTCAGCGGCTGATGGACCGATGCCGCAGACCCGTGAACACATCCTGCTGGCACGGCAAGTTGGCGTGCCTTACATCGTTGTTTTCCTGAATAAAGCTGACATGGTAGACGATCCTGAATTGATGGAACTGGTCGAAATGGAAGTGCGGGATCTATTGAATGAATATGAATTTCCGGGTGACGACATTCCGGTAATTCCCGGGTCGGCCCTAAAGGCGTTAGAGTGTGGCTGTGGGAGTCGGGAATGCCCGCACTGCAGTCGGATTTGGGCCTTGATGGATGCCGTTGATGAATACGTGCCGATTCCGGAGCGGGATGTAGATAAACCGTTCTTGATGCCGGTGGAGGATGTTTTTACCATAACTGGACGGGGCACCGTAGCGACTGGTCGGGTCGAGCGGGGGACCGTCAAGGTAGGGGATGAAGTAGAAATCGTTGGTTTACGGGAAGCCACCCGGAAGACGGTGTGTACTGGGGTAGAAATGTTCCGGAAGCTATTAGACCAGGCGGTAGCTGGAGACAACATTGGAACCCTGCTGCGGGGCGTGGAGCGGAAAGAAGTAGAGCGGGGGATGGTGCTGGCCAAACCGGGCTCGATCAAACCGCACACCAAGTTTCAGTCGGAAGTCTACGTTCTGACGAAAGAAGAAGGTGGACGGCACACACCGTTTTTCAACGGGTATCGGCCACAGTTTTATTTCCGGACGACTGATGTAACGGGCGTAGTTACCCTGCCTGAGGGCGTAGAAATGGTTATGCCGGGAGACAACATCCGGATGACCATCGAGTTGATCACCCCGATCGCCATCGAAGAGGGTTTAAGATTCGCGATTCGGGAAGGCGGCCGGACGGTTGGCGCTGGTGTGGTTACCGGGGTCATTGAATAG
- the rpsJ gene encoding 30S ribosomal protein S10: MSKQKIRIRLKAFDHQILDQSALKIVETAKRTGAQVSGPIPLPTEKNIYTILRSPHVNKDSREQFEMRTHKRLIDIMEPTPKTVDALMRLDLPAGVDIEIKL; the protein is encoded by the coding sequence ATGAGTAAGCAAAAGATTCGGATCCGTCTCAAGGCATTTGACCACCAGATCCTCGACCAATCGGCGCTGAAAATAGTCGAAACGGCTAAGAGGACTGGGGCACAAGTCTCCGGACCGATCCCGCTACCGACCGAGAAAAATATTTACACAATCTTGCGATCTCCCCACGTGAACAAGGATTCGCGCGAGCAGTTTGAGATGCGGACTCACAAGCGTTTGATTGATATTATGGAACCGACACCCAAAACCGTTGACGCGCTGATGAGATTGGACCTGCCAGCGGGCGTGGATATTGAGATTAAACTGTAG
- the rplC gene encoding 50S ribosomal protein L3, with translation MSKGILGKKLGMTQIFDPQGKMIPVTVVEAGPCVVLQKKTMQSDGYNAIQVGFGAIRENLVNKPLKGHFARAQVKPLRHIREFRVDNVEDYQVGQEFGVDIFTAGEHVDVVGTSKGKGFAGGIKRHGFHRGPMKHGSKYHRRPGSLGAKGPARVFKGRKLPGRTGGERVTVQNLEVVRVDAERNLMLIKGAVPGPKKSLLVIKSSVKA, from the coding sequence ATGTCCAAGGGCATCTTGGGGAAGAAGCTGGGAATGACCCAAATCTTTGACCCACAAGGGAAAATGATCCCGGTGACCGTAGTTGAGGCGGGTCCTTGTGTCGTTCTGCAGAAGAAGACTATGCAGTCTGATGGCTATAACGCTATTCAGGTGGGGTTTGGGGCTATTCGCGAAAACTTAGTAAACAAGCCATTAAAAGGGCACTTTGCCCGGGCGCAGGTTAAGCCCCTGAGACATATTCGCGAATTTCGTGTGGATAATGTGGAGGATTATCAGGTTGGACAGGAATTTGGCGTAGATATTTTCACCGCTGGAGAACACGTTGATGTGGTCGGAACTTCCAAGGGTAAGGGTTTTGCCGGGGGCATTAAGCGGCACGGCTTCCACCGTGGACCTATGAAGCACGGTTCGAAGTATCATCGGCGACCGGGTTCGCTGGGAGCTAAAGGACCGGCCCGGGTCTTCAAGGGCCGTAAACTACCAGGACGGACCGGCGGAGAACGAGTAACCGTGCAAAACCTGGAAGTCGTACGAGTAGATGCTGAGCGCAACTTAATGCTGATTAAAGGGGCTGTTCCCGGGCCGAAAAAGAGTCTCTTGGTCATCAAGAGCTCGGTCAAAGCTTAG
- the rplD gene encoding 50S ribosomal protein L4: MPKVAVFNIEGNQVGEIELRDEIFGIEPNEAVLHETVVMQLASLRRGTASTKTRAEVAGGGKKPWRQKGTGRARAGSIRSPLWRKGGIIFGPKPREYRYSLPRKVRRLALKSALSAKVKSGDLIVLDDLTMNRPKTKDMVRILNALKVDRKALIVTAQANENVEKSARNIPGILPLVAVGLNVYDILAHDKLIMTKDAVARVEEVLANA; encoded by the coding sequence ATGCCGAAAGTAGCTGTATTTAATATAGAAGGTAACCAGGTGGGGGAAATAGAGCTGCGGGACGAAATCTTCGGGATTGAACCGAATGAAGCTGTTCTCCATGAAACCGTGGTTATGCAGTTGGCCAGCCTTCGTCGGGGTACGGCCTCCACAAAGACGCGGGCGGAAGTAGCCGGTGGTGGAAAAAAACCATGGCGGCAAAAAGGAACCGGTCGTGCCCGGGCGGGGAGTATCCGTTCACCGCTGTGGCGTAAAGGCGGGATTATTTTTGGACCTAAGCCGCGCGAATACAGGTATTCGCTACCGCGTAAAGTCCGCCGTCTGGCGTTGAAATCAGCTCTGTCAGCGAAAGTGAAGAGCGGTGACCTGATTGTACTCGATGACCTGACCATGAACCGGCCGAAAACTAAAGACATGGTTCGCATTCTGAACGCGCTGAAGGTTGATCGCAAAGCGTTGATTGTTACGGCGCAAGCTAATGAAAACGTAGAAAAATCAGCCCGTAATATTCCGGGTATTCTCCCGCTGGTAGCGGTGGGGCTGAATGTTTACGATATTCTGGCGCACGACAAACTGATCATGACGAAAGATGCGGTGGCTAGAGTAGAGGAGGTGCTGGCTAATGCGTAA
- the rplW gene encoding 50S ribosomal protein L23, protein MRNPRDVLIKPVITEKATNLLAENKYTFFVDKNANKIEIKHAVEELFKVKVTDVRTMIVKGKLKRVGRYQGKTPDRKKAIVTLKAGDKIPLFDGL, encoded by the coding sequence ATGCGTAACCCCCGAGATGTGTTAATTAAACCGGTGATTACCGAAAAAGCCACCAATCTCTTAGCTGAAAACAAATATACCTTTTTTGTGGACAAAAATGCCAACAAAATTGAAATTAAACATGCGGTCGAAGAATTATTTAAAGTTAAAGTTACCGATGTACGCACGATGATCGTGAAAGGCAAGCTAAAGAGAGTGGGCAGATATCAGGGGAAGACGCCTGATCGGAAAAAGGCGATTGTCACTCTCAAGGCCGGTGACAAAATTCCGCTCTTTGACGGACTATAA
- the rplB gene encoding 50S ribosomal protein L2 encodes MGVKKFKPTSPGRRAMTVLTFEEITATTPEKSLLEPLKKTGGRNAQGRLTVRHRGGGHKRMYRRIDFKRDKDGIPARVATIEYDPNRTANIALLHYADGEKRYIIAPHGLKIGDKIISGPEADIKIGNALPLKNIPVGTMIHNIEMKPGKGGQMVRSAGGAAQLMAKEGDYAHIRMPSGEVRLVHIRCKATIGQVGNLEHENITIGKAGRKRWLGIRPTVRGVVMNPVDHPHGGGEGRSPIGRKTPVTPWGKPAIGGKTRKKKPSDRLIVKKRSK; translated from the coding sequence ATGGGTGTGAAGAAATTTAAGCCGACTTCGCCAGGGAGACGGGCGATGACGGTCTTAACTTTTGAAGAAATTACGGCTACAACCCCGGAAAAGTCGCTGCTTGAACCCTTAAAGAAGACAGGTGGTCGTAACGCGCAGGGGAGATTGACGGTTCGACACCGTGGTGGCGGTCACAAGCGGATGTATCGCCGGATCGATTTTAAGCGGGATAAAGACGGGATTCCCGCTCGGGTGGCCACCATTGAGTACGATCCCAACCGCACGGCAAATATCGCTCTGCTCCACTACGCTGACGGAGAGAAACGATATATTATTGCGCCGCACGGACTAAAAATAGGCGATAAGATTATCTCCGGACCAGAAGCCGATATTAAGATTGGGAACGCCTTACCATTAAAGAACATCCCGGTTGGAACCATGATCCATAACATCGAGATGAAGCCGGGAAAAGGCGGCCAAATGGTGCGTTCCGCTGGTGGGGCGGCGCAGTTGATGGCGAAGGAAGGAGACTATGCGCACATCCGGATGCCTTCTGGTGAAGTTCGCCTGGTGCATATTCGTTGTAAGGCGACCATTGGTCAGGTAGGGAATCTGGAGCATGAGAATATCACCATTGGTAAAGCCGGGCGCAAACGCTGGCTGGGGATTCGACCAACGGTCCGTGGAGTGGTGATGAACCCGGTAGACCATCCGCACGGCGGTGGAGAAGGTCGTTCGCCGATCGGTCGCAAAACGCCAGTGACTCCCTGGGGTAAACCGGCGATTGGTGGCAAAACCAGAAAGAAAAAGCCTTCTGATCGATTGATTGTTAAAAAACGAAGTAAGTAG